One region of Mucilaginibacter sp. 14171R-50 genomic DNA includes:
- the thrS gene encoding threonine--tRNA ligase produces MISITLPDGSVRQYDKGITSMQIALSISEGLARNVLAAEVNGEVWDASRPIEEDSAVKLLTWNDAKGKSTYWHSSAHLLAEALEALYPGTKFGIGPAIETGFYYDVDFGDHAFSSDDFKKIEDKMVELAKTKSEYIRKPVSKADAIEYFTDKGDEYKLDLIKDLPDGSITFYTQGNFTDLCRGPHIPNTGAIKAVKLMSVAGAYWRGDESRKQLTRIYGVTFPKASELTDYLHVIEEAKKRDHRKLGKELELFAFSEKVGMGLPLWLPKGAALRERLTNFLQKAQVKAGYEQVITPHIGHKNLYVTSGHYDKYGADSFQPIKTPQEGEEFFLKPMNCPHHCEIYKTKPRSYKDLPVRLAEFGTVYRYEQSGELHGLTRVRGFTQDDAHLFCRPDQVKDEFKKVIDLVLYVFGALGFDNYIAQVSLRDPNNKAKYIGTDENWALAESSIIEAAEEKGLPTVVEYGEAAFYGPKLDFMVKDALGRKWQLGTIQVDYNLPERFELEYTGADNQKHRPVMIHRAPFGSLERFVAVLIEHCAGNFPLWLSPEQFIILPISEKYEDYAKKLSDELKDSDICGLIDFRDEKIGRKIRDAEVKKIPYMLIVGEKEASEGLVSVRRHGTGDLGSMSIEDFKKQIITEITV; encoded by the coding sequence ATGATTAGTATTACTCTTCCTGATGGTTCCGTTCGTCAGTACGACAAAGGGATCACTTCCATGCAGATAGCGCTGTCTATCTCCGAAGGTTTAGCACGTAATGTATTGGCAGCCGAAGTAAACGGCGAGGTTTGGGATGCAAGTCGCCCCATTGAAGAAGATTCAGCCGTTAAATTGTTAACCTGGAACGACGCAAAAGGAAAATCAACCTATTGGCATTCATCAGCCCACTTACTGGCCGAGGCATTAGAGGCGCTTTACCCGGGTACCAAATTTGGTATAGGCCCGGCTATTGAAACAGGCTTTTATTACGATGTTGATTTTGGCGACCACGCGTTCTCATCAGATGACTTTAAAAAGATCGAGGACAAGATGGTGGAGCTGGCTAAAACCAAAAGCGAATACATTCGCAAACCGGTTAGCAAAGCCGATGCCATTGAATATTTTACCGACAAAGGGGATGAGTATAAACTCGACCTGATCAAAGACCTGCCCGACGGCAGCATAACTTTTTACACCCAGGGAAATTTTACCGACCTGTGCCGCGGGCCGCACATCCCTAACACCGGCGCTATCAAAGCTGTAAAGCTGATGAGTGTTGCGGGTGCCTACTGGCGCGGCGACGAAAGCCGCAAGCAGCTTACGCGTATCTATGGGGTTACGTTTCCGAAAGCAAGCGAATTGACCGACTACCTGCATGTGATAGAGGAAGCCAAAAAGCGCGACCATCGCAAACTGGGTAAAGAGCTTGAACTTTTTGCTTTTAGCGAAAAAGTGGGTATGGGCTTGCCGTTATGGCTGCCTAAAGGTGCTGCCCTGCGCGAGCGCCTGACAAACTTTTTGCAAAAAGCACAGGTAAAAGCCGGTTATGAGCAGGTAATCACACCGCATATCGGGCATAAAAACCTGTATGTAACATCGGGGCATTATGATAAGTACGGTGCGGATTCTTTCCAGCCGATAAAAACCCCGCAGGAGGGAGAAGAATTCTTTTTAAAGCCGATGAACTGCCCTCACCACTGCGAAATATATAAAACAAAGCCACGGTCTTACAAAGACCTGCCTGTTCGCTTGGCAGAGTTTGGTACTGTTTACCGGTACGAACAAAGCGGCGAGCTTCATGGCTTAACCCGGGTACGAGGCTTTACACAGGACGATGCGCACTTATTTTGTCGCCCCGACCAGGTAAAAGATGAGTTTAAAAAGGTAATAGACCTGGTATTGTATGTATTCGGCGCTTTGGGCTTTGATAACTACATTGCACAGGTATCGCTGCGCGACCCCAATAACAAAGCTAAATACATCGGTACCGACGAGAATTGGGCGCTGGCCGAATCATCAATTATCGAGGCTGCCGAAGAAAAAGGATTGCCAACCGTAGTGGAGTACGGTGAGGCGGCTTTCTACGGCCCTAAGCTTGATTTTATGGTGAAGGATGCTTTAGGCAGAAAATGGCAATTGGGAACTATCCAGGTGGATTATAACCTGCCGGAGCGTTTCGAACTGGAATACACTGGCGCCGACAACCAAAAACATCGCCCGGTAATGATACACAGGGCGCCGTTTGGCTCGCTCGAACGCTTTGTTGCAGTATTGATAGAGCATTGCGCGGGTAATTTCCCGTTATGGTTATCGCCCGAGCAATTTATTATTTTGCCGATCTCCGAAAAATATGAAGATTATGCAAAAAAACTTTCAGATGAGTTAAAAGATTCCGATATTTGCGGGCTGATTGACTTTAGAGATGAAAAAATAGGTCGTAAAATACGCGACGCTGAAGTTAAAAAGATCCCATATATGCTCATTGTAGGCGAAAAGGAAGCTTCCGAAGGGTTAGTTTCGGTTCGCAGGCATGGTACAGGCGATTTGGGAAGCATGAGCATTGAAGATTTTAAAAAACAAATAATTACAGAAATAACAGTATAA